The Bordetella sp. FB-8 genome includes a window with the following:
- a CDS encoding rubredoxin, protein MRTWMCLICGWVYDEEAGLPEEGIPPGTKWDDVPPNWVCPECGARKEDFELMEI, encoded by the coding sequence ATGCGTACCTGGATGTGTTTGATTTGCGGTTGGGTCTATGACGAGGAGGCCGGTTTGCCCGAAGAAGGCATTCCTCCCGGCACCAAGTGGGACGACGTGCCTCCCAATTGGGTCTGTCCCGAATGCGGTGCGCGCAAAGAAGATTTCGAACTGATGGAAATCTGA
- a CDS encoding YqgE/AlgH family protein, with protein MTEDTHDTEPDDHRPAAGPPATDFSNQFLLAMPALVDGNFAGSVVYICEHTTRGALGLMINRPTDLLLSALLDRIEIKVESAPARDDTVYFGGPVQTDRGFVLHAPAGEYNSSVKLGELTLTTSRDVLQAVAEGDGPRRMLVALGYAGWGAGQLEYEISQNAWLSVGADSRIIFDVPPEQRYPEALKLLGVDPIMLSGGAGHA; from the coding sequence ATGACCGAAGACACGCACGATACCGAGCCGGACGACCATCGTCCGGCGGCCGGGCCGCCGGCCACGGATTTTTCCAACCAGTTCCTGCTGGCCATGCCTGCCCTGGTCGACGGCAACTTCGCCGGGTCGGTGGTCTATATCTGCGAGCATACGACGCGCGGCGCACTGGGCCTGATGATCAACCGGCCCACCGATCTTTTGCTGTCCGCCCTGCTCGATCGCATCGAGATCAAGGTCGAGAGCGCTCCGGCGCGCGACGATACCGTGTATTTCGGCGGCCCCGTGCAGACTGACCGCGGCTTCGTGCTGCATGCGCCGGCGGGGGAATACAACTCCAGCGTCAAGCTAGGCGAGCTCACGCTCACCACCTCGCGCGACGTCTTGCAGGCCGTGGCCGAAGGCGATGGGCCGCGGCGCATGCTGGTGGCGCTGGGATATGCCGGCTGGGGTGCCGGCCAGCTCGAATATGAAATAAGCCAGAACGCGTGGCTCAGTGTTGGCGCCGACTCGCGGATCATCTTCGACGTGCCGCCCGAGCAGCGCTATCCCGAAGCGCTCAAACTGCTGGGTGTGGACCCGATCATGCTGTCCGGGGGCGCGGGTCATGCTTGA
- the ruvX gene encoding Holliday junction resolvase RuvX, with protein MIEETLLGFDFGEKKIGVALGNTLTRQARPLEIIFSEVRQARFGRIANLIGQWQPQRLVVGLALACDGGEQLATARCRRFANQLDGRFGLPVMLVDERGSSLQAQDLLQSNAPDDAMAAMVILQRYLDALP; from the coding sequence ATGATCGAGGAAACATTGCTTGGCTTTGACTTCGGCGAAAAGAAAATAGGCGTGGCCCTTGGCAACACACTTACGCGCCAGGCTCGTCCGCTCGAAATCATTTTCTCCGAAGTGCGCCAAGCCCGCTTCGGGCGCATCGCCAATCTCATTGGTCAATGGCAGCCGCAGCGTCTGGTGGTCGGACTGGCGCTGGCTTGCGATGGCGGCGAGCAGCTCGCCACGGCGCGCTGCCGGCGCTTTGCCAACCAGCTCGACGGCCGCTTCGGCCTGCCCGTAATGCTGGTCGACGAACGCGGGTCGAGCCTTCAGGCGCAGGACCTGCTGCAAAGCAATGCGCCCGACGACGCCATGGCCGCGATGGTCATCCTGCAGCGCTACCTCGACGCATTACCGTAA
- a CDS encoding 1-acyl-sn-glycerol-3-phosphate acyltransferase — MNLLRFIARLCLVVPWILSGLVIIAVVYPWISPVPTRAAINRWWSRRLMRLCGIRISVIGQARMSGPVLWVSNHVSWIDIFVVNAVRATAFVAKSEIRAWPAIGWLAAGAGTLFIDRGQRHAVHDMGSAIQKCFDNGEAVGLFPEGTTTQGFGLRPFFASLFEPARQAGVDIQPVALRFYRHGERSSYAAFVGEETLVANLWRVLGATGLSVDVVFLPILRTAPDSAGETPTRLHLSHAARQAIAEQLAYR; from the coding sequence TTGAACCTGCTGCGTTTCATCGCACGGCTCTGCCTGGTCGTACCTTGGATACTCTCGGGCCTGGTGATCATTGCCGTGGTCTATCCCTGGATCTCTCCCGTGCCGACCCGTGCCGCCATCAATCGCTGGTGGTCGCGCCGCCTGATGCGCCTGTGCGGCATCCGGATTTCCGTGATCGGCCAGGCCCGCATGTCCGGTCCCGTCCTGTGGGTGTCCAACCATGTATCGTGGATCGACATCTTCGTGGTCAACGCGGTGCGCGCCACGGCCTTCGTAGCCAAGTCCGAGATCCGGGCCTGGCCCGCCATCGGCTGGCTTGCCGCCGGCGCCGGTACGCTCTTCATCGACCGCGGCCAGCGCCACGCCGTGCACGATATGGGCAGCGCGATTCAGAAGTGTTTCGACAACGGCGAGGCCGTCGGCCTTTTTCCCGAAGGCACCACCACGCAGGGCTTCGGCCTGCGGCCTTTTTTCGCCAGTCTGTTCGAGCCCGCGCGCCAGGCCGGCGTCGATATCCAGCCTGTGGCCCTGCGCTTTTATCGCCATGGCGAGCGCAGCAGCTACGCTGCCTTCGTGGGCGAGGAAACCTTGGTGGCGAATCTGTGGCGCGTGCTTGGCGCGACAGGGCTGTCGGTCGATGTCGTGTTCCTGCCCATCCTGCGCACGGCGCCGGACTCAGCCGGCGAGACGCCCACGCGGCTGCATCTGTCGCACGCGGCGCGCCAAGCCATAGCCGAACAACTGGCCTATAGATAA
- a CDS encoding IS630 family transposase codes for METEDARRLSPAEQHERRRQVIRAYKRKLTKRQIARDVGLSYSATCKIIDRYNAGGMAALAPGQRGRSAGDKRALTVEQEATIRQTICDNRPEQLKMEFALWSRAAVKELIERDYQITLHLRSVGKYLARWGFTPQKPIKRAYEQSPEAVRTWLDETYPGIAERAKSEGAEIHWGDETALVNTDVRGRSYAPKGKTPVAMAVGGTRQKLSMLASVTNQGKARWMIIDGNFNHEKLIEFFEALVADTERKVFLILDNLGVHHCKPVKQWLAEHVDQMEVFYLPSYSPELNPEERLNADLKHVIRRKVPARTKAKLRAATEAHMAVIGSEPERVKAYFRDPRVKYAA; via the coding sequence ATGGAAACCGAAGACGCCCGCCGGCTCAGCCCGGCCGAACAACACGAGCGCCGCCGCCAGGTCATTCGGGCGTACAAGCGCAAGCTCACCAAGCGGCAGATCGCGCGCGATGTGGGACTGAGTTATTCAGCCACGTGCAAGATCATCGACCGCTATAACGCTGGGGGCATGGCGGCGCTGGCGCCAGGTCAACGTGGCCGCAGCGCTGGCGACAAACGCGCACTGACCGTCGAGCAAGAAGCCACGATCCGTCAGACGATCTGCGACAACCGTCCGGAGCAGCTGAAGATGGAGTTCGCCTTGTGGAGCCGTGCCGCCGTGAAGGAGCTGATCGAGCGCGACTACCAGATCACCTTGCACCTGCGCTCGGTTGGAAAGTATCTGGCGCGCTGGGGCTTCACGCCGCAGAAGCCCATCAAGCGCGCCTATGAACAGTCGCCCGAAGCCGTGCGCACGTGGCTGGATGAAACCTATCCTGGCATCGCCGAACGCGCCAAATCAGAGGGTGCGGAGATTCACTGGGGTGATGAGACAGCGCTGGTGAACACCGATGTGCGTGGCCGCAGTTACGCCCCCAAAGGCAAGACGCCGGTAGCGATGGCAGTGGGTGGCACGCGCCAGAAGCTGTCCATGCTGGCCAGCGTGACCAACCAGGGCAAGGCGCGCTGGATGATCATCGACGGCAATTTCAATCACGAGAAGCTAATCGAGTTTTTCGAGGCCCTGGTCGCGGACACCGAGCGCAAGGTGTTTCTGATCCTGGACAACCTGGGCGTGCATCACTGCAAGCCGGTCAAGCAGTGGCTGGCCGAGCATGTCGATCAGATGGAGGTGTTCTATCTACCCAGCTACAGCCCCGAACTCAATCCGGAGGAACGTCTCAACGCCGATCTCAAACACGTTATCCGTCGCAAGGTACCGGCACGCACCAAGGCCAAACTTCGCGCCGCCACCGAAGCACATATGGCCGTGATCGGCAGCGAGCCGGAACGCGTCAAAGCCTACTTTCGCGATCCTCGCGTCAAGTACGCTGCTTGA